The following proteins are encoded in a genomic region of Burkholderia cepacia:
- a CDS encoding CsbD family protein, with product MDRNRIEGKLKQVKGSVKEALGKVTGDRRTEAEGIAEQQAGKIQEKAGEAADAVRRRTGADRH from the coding sequence ATGGACAGGAATCGCATCGAAGGCAAGCTCAAGCAGGTCAAGGGTTCTGTCAAGGAAGCGCTCGGCAAGGTGACGGGCGACCGCAGGACGGAAGCGGAAGGCATCGCCGAGCAGCAGGCCGGCAAGATCCAGGAAAAGGCCGGCGAGGCGGCCGATGCGGTGCGCAGGCGCACGGGCGCCGATCGGCACTGA
- a CDS encoding PAS domain S-box protein produces the protein MNEQVNEQALKSHTDRRQLHQIIAGLTEGVILVEPDQRIVWANEAALAMHGVTELKALGATVTEYRERFRLRYRNNHPVRDGHYPMDRVIAGEEFSDVTVEVESAADETVSWVHRIRSLVLTNAAGEPDCLALVLHDATEWASAEERFERTFNANPAPAVICRLDDLRYVKVNQGFLDMTGHARDDVLGRSVYEVDVLEQAERRELAIERLGEGATIPQMEAVLKLADGGTKAVVVAGQPIDMNDEACMLFTFMDLEPRKQAERALKQSEERFATAFRMAPVATAIVTADRFELLDVNGAFAAMTGHAQDDLLGKSADEIGLWAERGAWQRIEGRLARDGNVRNADVQIRTRDGDVRDCVVSADPVAIHGRDCLLVALLDISDRKRTEMELVYAIETAMQDASWFSRTLIEKLANVRRANAPDAGAQLSDLTARERDVFDLLCHGLADKEIAGRLGLAPNTVRNHVATIYAKLDVHSRGEAIVWARERGIVGAAEANGARGDKGGTKGKD, from the coding sequence ATGAACGAACAGGTAAACGAACAGGCGCTCAAGTCGCATACCGACCGTCGCCAGCTGCACCAGATCATCGCGGGACTCACCGAGGGCGTGATCCTGGTCGAGCCCGACCAGCGGATCGTGTGGGCGAACGAGGCCGCGCTCGCGATGCACGGCGTGACCGAACTGAAGGCGCTCGGTGCGACCGTTACCGAATACCGCGAGCGCTTCCGGCTGCGCTACCGGAACAACCATCCGGTGCGCGACGGCCACTATCCGATGGATCGCGTGATCGCCGGCGAAGAGTTCAGCGACGTGACGGTCGAAGTCGAATCGGCCGCCGATGAAACCGTGAGCTGGGTTCACCGCATCCGCAGCCTCGTGCTGACGAACGCGGCCGGCGAACCCGACTGCCTCGCGCTCGTGCTGCACGACGCGACCGAATGGGCGAGCGCCGAGGAGCGCTTCGAGCGCACCTTCAACGCGAACCCGGCGCCGGCCGTGATCTGCCGGCTCGACGACTTGCGCTACGTGAAGGTCAACCAGGGCTTTCTCGACATGACGGGCCACGCGCGCGACGACGTGCTGGGCCGCTCGGTGTACGAAGTCGACGTGCTCGAACAGGCCGAGCGGCGCGAGCTCGCGATCGAGCGGCTCGGCGAAGGCGCGACGATCCCGCAGATGGAAGCCGTGCTGAAACTCGCGGACGGCGGCACGAAGGCGGTGGTCGTCGCCGGGCAGCCGATCGACATGAACGACGAGGCATGCATGCTGTTCACGTTCATGGATCTCGAGCCGCGCAAGCAGGCCGAGCGCGCGCTCAAGCAGAGCGAGGAACGCTTCGCGACGGCATTCCGGATGGCGCCGGTCGCGACCGCGATCGTCACGGCCGACCGCTTCGAATTGCTCGACGTGAACGGCGCATTCGCCGCGATGACGGGCCATGCGCAGGACGACCTGCTCGGCAAGTCCGCGGACGAGATCGGGCTGTGGGCCGAGCGCGGCGCGTGGCAGCGCATTGAAGGCCGGCTTGCGCGCGACGGCAACGTACGCAACGCCGACGTGCAGATTCGCACGCGTGACGGCGACGTGCGCGATTGCGTCGTGTCGGCCGATCCGGTTGCGATTCACGGCCGCGACTGCCTGCTCGTCGCGCTGCTCGACATCAGCGATCGCAAGCGCACCGAGATGGAACTCGTTTATGCGATCGAGACCGCGATGCAGGATGCATCGTGGTTCAGCCGCACGCTGATCGAGAAGCTCGCGAACGTGCGGCGCGCGAATGCGCCCGACGCAGGCGCGCAGTTGTCGGACCTGACTGCGCGCGAACGTGACGTGTTCGACCTGCTGTGCCACGGTCTCGCCGACAAGGAGATCGCCGGTCGCCTCGGGCTCGCGCCGAACACCGTGCGCAATCACGTCGCGACGATCTACGCGAAGCTCGACGTCCACAGCCGCGGCGAGGCGATCGTGTGGGCGCGCGAGCGCGGGATCGTCGGCGCGGCCGAAGCGAACGGCGCGCGCGGCGACAAGGGCGGGACGAAGGGCAAGGACTGA